CATTTATACCAAAGTATCTATCACTTACAAACGTAAACGTAACATGGATACCCATAGCATCTACCTCGGCAAAACTTATCGGCATCAGATATCTAAACTCAAGCGATTTGGGTGCGGTGGCTAAAAGCTATGAAGAGCTCCAAAAGCAGTTAAATGAAGGAAGAAACGTTATAATCTTTCCCGAAGGTACTAGGCATCAAGCGGGAGAAGAGCTTGGCAAGTTTAAAAAAGTCGCTTTTCGTCTTGCATTAAACACTTCATCTCCAATAATACCGATTGTAATAGAGGGAAGCGGAAAAGTGCTCGCCAAAGGTGATCCATGTTACAAAACTCTAAAACAAACAGATGTTCATGTTAAAATGTTAAAACCGATTGACCCGAAAAATTTTAAAGGCGAACGTGAACTTTTAAAATACACCCAAAAACTATTGCAAGACAAAAAGGACGAAATGTGCGAAATACTTTACTCTTAATACTTTTAACACTCACTTTAGATGCAAAATCATATAAATTTGATGAATTTAGATATGTAAAAGCGGTACAAGTCGAGTTTAAAAAAAGCGGAACTATCTCTATAAACAATAAAAGCATCTCGATTACATACGATAAACCACAATACCAAAAAGTCACCTCTTCAAAAGAGGGTGTTACAATAGATAAAGGTAACGGTGAGATTCAAAATTTAGAGGGTCGTGCACTGCAATATACAAAAGTTTATTTAGAATTAATTCGTGAACTTGATGATATAAACAACTATAAAGACAATAAAAACTTTTCAGTAGAACAAGACAAAAACTTATATACGCTTTATCCAAAAGAGGGTATTGATTTTAGAATTGAAAAAATTAATATACAAACAAATAACAATAAAGTTAAAAGCTTTAAAATGCACATGAAAAATGAAGATGTAATCACTATAGTTAAAAAATGAAACATCTAAACATATTAATCTTTTTATTGCTGGGTACTATAACTCTGCTCAATTTGCAAAATATAAAAATCTCTACAAATTTTATGGATGCTTTGTTTTCAAAAGAGAGCACCGAGATTTACCAAATATCTCAAAAGCTCGGTTCATCAAGTGATATTTTAATATCTACAAAAGGATTTGATAAAAAAGCTTTAGATAAACTTTACAAAATAAAAGAAGATTTATTAAAACTAAAAGCAATCGATACGGTAAAAATATCCCTCCTTCCATCTAAAGAGATAAGAGAATATATAGCAAAAAACTACTATCTGCTATCTGATTTTAAAAATAAAAAATTTAGCGACGATGAGATAAAAAATAAGTTACAAAAAATTTACAACGAGATATCGACATCTGTATTTTATACACCCGTAGATAACAGTGATCCTATGGGACTATTTAGTTTTGGAAAAATCTCAAACGAGAGATATCTAAAACTAAAAGAACACGGTTACATATTAAAAGCCACAACAAAAATAAAACTCTCCCAAGCTAGCAAATCAAGAGAGTTATACAATCAAATTCACTCGATAACCGACAAATATCCTAACACAATATCATTCGCACCTTTTTATTTTTTAGTTGAGAATTCTGCTTATATACAAGCAGATGCCACAGATATAATCACTCTATCTTCAATATTGCTGTTAGTGCTTTATTTTATTATCTTAAAAAATATAAAACTATTTTTTCATACCGTTTTAGCACTTAGTTCATCTGCGATGCTTGCCGTTTTAATATCTACATCTATATATGATGAGATAAATATTATATCGCTTGTGTTTGGTATTAGCATAACTACTATCTCTATAGACTATATGTTTCACTACTATTTTCACGACGAGTTTGAAGCTAAAAAGTTTATAAAACAAAAAAAAGTATTTTTTGGATTTTTAACAACTTTTGGAGTATTTTTAATATTTAGTTTTATAGATATAAAACTCTTTGCCGAGCTTAGCCTTTTTTCCGTAGTATCACTCGCATCGGCATATATAATCTTTAGCTTGGCATTTCCATATCTAAATATAAAATCTCCACATATAAAGCAAAAAAATACAAAGCTGCAAAGTTTTAATCCGCTTATAGTAACGACTATATCTATTTTAATGCTTATCTATTCGACACTCTTTTTAGAATTTGATTCAGATTTAAAAAGCTTGGATTATCAAAATACAAAACTAAAAGATATCTCAAAAAAGTTCAATACTTCACTAGGTGCAGACAAATACCAAAGACTTTTACTCAGTGCATCGACAAAAGAAAAACTTCTTCAAAAATATGAACAAGTCGAACAAAAACATCCCTCAATTAAAGGTATAGGAAACTTTATATATAGCCAAAACAAATGCCAAGATAAGCTAAATACACTTAAAACTTATGATTTTATTCAACTCAACAAAAAGATAAACAGTATTTCAACAGATATAGGTTTTAGCAATATTTTTAAAAACACATATCTAAATATACAAAATACAAAATGTGAAATGGTTCTACCTGATGATATAGATTTCAAAATCATTAAATACCAAAACAAGTTTTATACTTTGGCTCTAATAGAAAAAGACGACAAGATATCAAGTGATGAAAACCTGCTTATATTAAATATGGGAGAGATATTATCAAAAAATTTGGATGAGTTAAAAAATACTCTTTTGATTTTTACTATATTTTCTTTAATATTCGTACTCGGATCTTTATTTGGAATATCAAAAACAAAAATCTTATATCCTCTGAGTTACATACTATTTCCCGTAAGTGTGGTACTATTCACGCTATCATTTTATTCGCAGCTAAATATTATGCATATGTTTGCACTGGTCATTCTTATATCTATAGGGATAGATTACGGTATATATATGTTGGACACTTCAACACACTCACAAACTACAAAAGCTATACGTTACGCTATGCTTAGCACGTTTGCAGGTTTTGGGGTACTTATATTCTCAAGTGTAAATTCACTTCACTCCATAGGATATGTAATCTCGGTTGGGATTATGTCTATATTCGTTTTATTAATTTTAAAGGGCAAAAATGAAAATATTTAATATCGACACACAAAGTTATGAAAAAATTCGTCCGATACCGGATGCATCTACGAAAATAGAACGTCTTGTTCACGCGATATATTGTTATGAAAATGAGATTTTTGAAGTTCTTTACGATAAAACACAGCCCTCTTTAAAAAAGTATGTAGAAAATTTTGACAGAGATTATATAACCCAAGAGGGGATGCAGTTTTTATTTTTTACATCGGGTACTACGGGTGATCCTACCGGTGTATATAAGACACGTAAAAATATTGAACTTGCTATTGATGATTTGATTAAGGTACTCGATACTTCAAAAATACAGCGTGTAGTTGCAACCGTACCTTTTATTCATCTTTATGGTATCGAAGCAGGTGCACTGCTATCTCATAAGCTTGGAGTTGAACTTCATACAAAAGAAAACTTTTTAATCCAAGAACTTATAGCAGAAGCTAAAAAACCAAATACCCTTGTTATAACCACTCCGCTTTTCATAAAAGCCCTAAATAAAACAACGGAACAAGATAGTTTAAAAGATAGTTTCTTTATAACATCAACTGCTCCTCTAAACCATGAGGATGCAAAAACATTTAGTGAAAAATTTAACTCTTCGGTTTTACAAATATTCGGTTCAACCGAAACGGGGGCTATAGCTTATAAAATAAATGATGAAAAAATTTGGCATGCATTTGAGAGTGTTACGCTTACGACCGAAAATAATATGCTCGGTATATTTTCCCCTTTTATAGCTCCAAAAACATTAACTTCTTTTATTCAAAACGTTGAACTACCCTTTGCAACCGAAGACATAGTAGAGGTTATAGGAAACAAAGATTTTGAACTTATAGGCAGAAGTTCAAATATAGCAAAAATTGCAGGTAAGCGTATTTCAACACTGCAAATCGAAGCTATAATAGAAAATCTTAACTACATAGATGCCGTACTTATAAAAATAAAAAGAGATGACAAAGCACTAAAAGACGAAATACTTGAAATATATGTAGAGTCAGATCAAAAACTTCAAGCAAAAGTCTTAAAAGAACTCTTTACTAAACATTTCGGTTCTTTGCATCTACCGTTTAAAATTTTTAATCACAAAAAAATTATCCGCTCATCTGTGGGGAAAAAAATTGGTTTTGAGTAATATTTTGGTATAATTCAGACAATATTAATTAAGGATACTTTGTGATAACGACAACTCAGTTAAAAGAAAAAATAATCGAAGGGTTAAGCCTTGAAGACATGACGCCGGATGAAATAGAAGATAATGAAGCATTATTCGGTGATGAAGGTTTAGGTCTAGATTCAGTGGATGCTATTGAACTTACACTTGTACTTGAAAAAGAGTTTGGTGTTAAAGTTACCAACATGAATGCTGCTGAGAGCATTTTTGCCACACCTACTTCTTTATGTGAGTATATTAACGAACAACAAACTGCTAACGCATAAACTACATGACTGAGCTTATTCTTCCACATCAAAAACCGGTACGATTTGCTTCACACGTAATCACAAGAGATGGGGATAAGGCAATAGTTCAAAATGAATTTGGGGAAGTTCCAAGCTTAGGAATGATTATAGAAGCTGCCGCTCAAAGTACGATAGCTATAGCACTAGAAGAAGAGATAGGAAGAGTCGGCTTTTTGACAACTCTTAAAAATGTAAAACTACATTCTAAACCTACGATCTCGGAATGTCAGATGCATATAGAGCTTTTAAATCGTGTAAGCGGTGTCGGACATCTGTCCTTTGAAGCAAAACAAAACGGCGTGACAATAGCAAGCGGCGGATATGTAGTTGTAATACAATGAAAACTATTATACATTCAATAATCCTTGTATTTATAAGCTTATTGTTTGTTGCTTGCGGTCCAAAAACTTTTCCGTCTGATAACAAAATTTACGACTCTCCTAAAAACTATGAATATTCTTACACTTCACATACTTTTTTATCTGAAGATTCTACAAAACTTTATGCATACCACATAAAGAGTGATGAACAAAATTCAAAAGGTCTTATCGTCTTGGCTAACGGTATGAAACAAAATATGTCTTTTAGGTTTACAGAATGGCTGTGGATACTTGATGCAGGTTATGATTTGTTTATATTTGATTATAGAAGCTATGGAGAGTCATATGCTGAAGCCGACCTATTTGGTTTTGTAGATGATGTTAAAGCAGCACTCAAATATGCTCACAGTTTGGATAAAGAGAAAAAAATAGTACTTATAGGTCAATCAATGGGCGGAACATTTGTAATAAACGCACTAAAAAATAAAGAGTATGATTACCTTTCTTTTGCCGTATCAGACTCAACATTTACGGGTTTTGACGATGTGTTAAGCAGTCTTCTCAGAAGAAGTATTATTCTTTTCCCTTTTTCTTGGATACCCTACCTTACAGTACCAAAAGAATTAAATGCCGATGAAAATATTCAATATTTAAAAACACCCATACTGTTCATAGCAGGAGATGACGATATAGTTGTAGATTATGAAGACTCCATAGAACTATATAATATGACAAAGGCTAAAAAAGCCCTTTGGATAGTCAAAGATGCCGCTCATGTACAAAGTTTCAATAACTTGGAAGTAAGAGATAATTTTTTAAAAATTTTGGAGGACAACACTTTATTATTTAAGCAACAAAAGAAAATTTTTAAATAAATCATGCCAAATTCAATTTTAATAGTAGATGGTTCAAAACTCGTAAATGACAACCTGACGAAGTATTTAACAAATGCTAACTTTGATGTAGTACAAGCTTTTAGTATATTGCAAGCAAAAGAGATTTTAACAAATAGCGATTTTGAGTTTTGTCTTTTAGACTTAAACCTTCCAGATGGCAGCGGAGAGGAACTTCTTGATATATTTGAAGAAAAAGAAGGTGTTAAAGTAGTTATATTTACTTTTGAAAAAGACAATAAAAAAAGAAGAAAACTTTTCTCTTACAACTGCGTTATCGACTATATAATAAAAGAGAGGAACTTTAACGAACTCTCTTTTAACATAGTCGAACTTATAAAAAAAATATCCACCAACGACCAATTTAATATACTTATCGTAGATGATTCTCCCACAACTTTAATGATTCTAAATATACTTCTGCAAAAACGCGGTTTTAATATCTACGAAGCTACAAACGGTGTAGATGCACTAAATATTATAAAAAACGAAAAAATCGATTCGGTTATAGCCGATTTGGAGATGCCCCAAATGAGCGGTGATAAACTTCTGGCCAAAATAAAAAAAATCCCTGAACATATCTCTACACCGATTATGATTTTATCCGGTACGTCAAAAGCCGAAATGATATCTTATGTAATCAAAAACGGAGCAAGCGACTTTATTAAAAAACCTTTTGTACCGGAAGAGTTTATCCTAAAAGTCGATAAGATGATGGAAGATTTAAAACA
The genomic region above belongs to Sulfurimonas lithotrophica and contains:
- a CDS encoding lysophospholipid acyltransferase family protein: MRIKCLYSLWALVLFWALIFALLIPAYTVYLIAFLFTKYPQDAFQIFPRYIFKLYFKIVPKINLILDIPDELPMGAVYVATHQSSIDYPILGSFIPKYLSLTNVNVTWIPIASTSAKLIGIRYLNSSDLGAVAKSYEELQKQLNEGRNVIIFPEGTRHQAGEELGKFKKVAFRLALNTSSPIIPIVIEGSGKVLAKGDPCYKTLKQTDVHVKMLKPIDPKNFKGERELLKYTQKLLQDKKDEMCEILYS
- a CDS encoding class I adenylate-forming enzyme family protein, with product MKIFNIDTQSYEKIRPIPDASTKIERLVHAIYCYENEIFEVLYDKTQPSLKKYVENFDRDYITQEGMQFLFFTSGTTGDPTGVYKTRKNIELAIDDLIKVLDTSKIQRVVATVPFIHLYGIEAGALLSHKLGVELHTKENFLIQELIAEAKKPNTLVITTPLFIKALNKTTEQDSLKDSFFITSTAPLNHEDAKTFSEKFNSSVLQIFGSTETGAIAYKINDEKIWHAFESVTLTTENNMLGIFSPFIAPKTLTSFIQNVELPFATEDIVEVIGNKDFELIGRSSNIAKIAGKRISTLQIEAIIENLNYIDAVLIKIKRDDKALKDEILEIYVESDQKLQAKVLKELFTKHFGSLHLPFKIFNHKKIIRSSVGKKIGFE
- a CDS encoding phosphopantetheine-binding protein — its product is MITTTQLKEKIIEGLSLEDMTPDEIEDNEALFGDEGLGLDSVDAIELTLVLEKEFGVKVTNMNAAESIFATPTSLCEYINEQQTANA
- a CDS encoding alpha/beta hydrolase, with translation MKTIIHSIILVFISLLFVACGPKTFPSDNKIYDSPKNYEYSYTSHTFLSEDSTKLYAYHIKSDEQNSKGLIVLANGMKQNMSFRFTEWLWILDAGYDLFIFDYRSYGESYAEADLFGFVDDVKAALKYAHSLDKEKKIVLIGQSMGGTFVINALKNKEYDYLSFAVSDSTFTGFDDVLSSLLRRSIILFPFSWIPYLTVPKELNADENIQYLKTPILFIAGDDDIVVDYEDSIELYNMTKAKKALWIVKDAAHVQSFNNLEVRDNFLKILEDNTLLFKQQKKIFK